One window of Akkermansia biwaensis genomic DNA carries:
- a CDS encoding U32 family peptidase translates to MPEDDTTLSSLRPGDVRPELLAPAGDMDCARAAVANGADAIYFGLDRFNARLRANNFTLDSLPELMRFLHAHGVKGYVTMNTLIFTSELPDALAYLGYLNAAGADGVIVQDMGLARCLTEWSRRDPAMKLELHASTQMTLTSPEGLEFASRFLDLKQAVLARELSLKEIEQCARHTDIPLEVFVHGALCVAYSGQCLTSESLGQRSANRGECAQACRMPYALIVDGRHVPLGEKRYLLSPQDLCALDRIPELVRMGVRSYKIEGRLKSPEYVAAATAAYRKALDAACAGIPVDRMVTARDRYALQMVFSRGFSTGWLDGTDHPRLTHGRHGKKRGAYAGVITACGQGWLEIRQEADIPLAPGDGFVIDAGENRDEEQGGRIWKVQRNRLFFHGKASHIDWNRVMPGQKLWKTDDPALNAELKKMREHMPEAETPIHLVCTGAAGEPLTVFCPEYGCSVQSSQPLQRAENRPLTSETLERQLGRLGGTGFRLFSCENRLEDGVMIPLSTLNQTRRALVERLQAAQAPSGETRRAPAPYSIPVMAAEQDVRETRGKLSVLCRRMDQIPAAVNSGADAVYLDFEDIRDYAAGVRAVKEAGNRVPVFLATPRIQKPSETGYFKVMERAEPDGVLIRNLGAAEHFRHSPLLRIGDFSLNAANPCSSAILKEQGNLEYLTISYDLNATQVTDLLHAAPPEWFELTIHQHMPMFHMEHCVFCTFLSDGTSYKNCGRPCEQYRVQLRDRVGHVHPLLADAGCRNTLFNGRAQTGAGFFREFRQLGLFRFRVELLDDSPAKTRRLVSRYRGLLDGSCSAARLVRELDVAEQLGTTEGTLRPK, encoded by the coding sequence ATTCCCGAAGACGACACCACCCTTTCCTCCCTGCGCCCCGGCGATGTTCGCCCCGAACTGCTGGCCCCCGCCGGAGACATGGACTGCGCCCGCGCCGCCGTCGCCAACGGCGCGGATGCCATCTACTTCGGCCTGGACCGCTTCAACGCCCGCCTGCGCGCCAACAATTTCACACTGGATTCCCTGCCGGAGCTGATGCGTTTTCTCCATGCGCACGGGGTAAAAGGGTACGTCACGATGAACACGCTCATTTTCACTTCCGAGCTTCCGGACGCCCTCGCCTACCTGGGGTATCTGAATGCCGCCGGGGCTGACGGCGTCATCGTGCAGGACATGGGGCTTGCCCGCTGCCTCACGGAATGGAGCCGCCGGGACCCGGCCATGAAACTGGAATTGCACGCCTCCACCCAGATGACGCTTACCTCCCCGGAAGGGCTGGAGTTTGCCTCCCGCTTTCTGGACCTGAAACAGGCGGTGCTGGCAAGGGAACTGAGCCTGAAGGAAATCGAGCAATGCGCACGGCACACGGACATTCCGCTGGAGGTCTTCGTTCACGGCGCTCTCTGCGTGGCTTATTCCGGGCAGTGCCTTACGTCGGAAAGCCTGGGCCAGCGCAGCGCCAACCGGGGGGAATGCGCCCAGGCGTGCCGCATGCCCTATGCCCTGATTGTGGACGGCAGGCACGTGCCGCTGGGGGAAAAGCGCTATCTGCTCAGTCCGCAGGACCTGTGCGCCCTTGACCGCATTCCGGAACTGGTCCGGATGGGAGTCAGAAGCTATAAGATAGAAGGCCGCTTGAAGAGCCCGGAATACGTGGCGGCGGCAACGGCCGCCTACAGGAAGGCGCTGGATGCCGCCTGCGCCGGAATTCCCGTGGACCGCATGGTCACCGCACGGGACCGCTACGCCCTGCAAATGGTGTTTTCCCGCGGATTCTCCACAGGCTGGCTGGACGGGACGGACCATCCGCGCCTGACTCATGGCCGCCACGGCAAAAAACGCGGAGCTTATGCGGGCGTCATCACCGCCTGCGGCCAGGGCTGGCTGGAAATCCGGCAGGAAGCGGACATTCCGCTCGCTCCCGGAGACGGATTCGTCATTGACGCCGGAGAAAACCGCGACGAAGAACAGGGCGGCCGCATCTGGAAAGTGCAGAGAAACCGCCTTTTCTTCCACGGAAAAGCTTCCCATATTGACTGGAACAGGGTCATGCCGGGCCAGAAACTCTGGAAAACGGACGATCCGGCGCTGAATGCGGAATTGAAGAAAATGCGGGAACATATGCCGGAAGCGGAAACGCCCATTCATCTGGTTTGCACCGGAGCCGCCGGAGAGCCGCTCACGGTATTTTGCCCGGAATACGGATGTTCCGTGCAGTCTTCCCAGCCCCTTCAACGCGCTGAAAACCGCCCCCTAACTTCTGAAACGCTGGAACGGCAGCTTGGCAGGCTGGGCGGCACGGGATTCCGGCTTTTTTCCTGCGAAAACCGTTTGGAAGACGGGGTGATGATTCCGTTGAGCACCCTCAACCAAACGCGCCGGGCCCTTGTGGAGCGGCTCCAGGCCGCGCAGGCTCCTTCCGGAGAAACCCGCCGGGCTCCCGCACCCTACAGCATCCCCGTCATGGCCGCGGAACAGGATGTCCGGGAAACACGGGGGAAACTTTCCGTGCTGTGCCGCAGAATGGACCAGATTCCCGCCGCGGTGAATTCCGGGGCGGATGCCGTTTATCTGGACTTTGAAGACATCCGGGACTATGCGGCAGGCGTCCGCGCCGTGAAGGAGGCAGGCAACCGGGTTCCCGTCTTCCTGGCGACGCCCCGCATCCAGAAACCCTCGGAAACGGGCTATTTCAAGGTCATGGAGAGGGCGGAACCGGACGGCGTGCTCATCCGCAACCTGGGAGCGGCCGAACATTTCCGCCATTCCCCTCTTCTGCGCATCGGTGATTTTTCCCTGAACGCGGCCAATCCATGCAGTTCCGCCATTCTGAAGGAACAGGGGAATCTGGAATACCTCACCATTTCCTATGACCTCAACGCCACCCAGGTAACGGACCTGCTCCATGCCGCCCCGCCGGAGTGGTTTGAACTCACCATTCACCAGCATATGCCCATGTTCCATATGGAGCACTGCGTTTTCTGCACTTTCCTGTCGGATGGCACCAGCTATAAAAACTGCGGAAGGCCCTGCGAACAATACCGGGTTCAGCTGCGCGACCGCGTGGGCCACGTCCATCCCCTTCTGGCGGACGCCGGATGCCGGAACACCTTGTTCAACGGAAGGGCCCAGACCGGAGCCGGCTTTTTCCGGGAATTCCGTCAACTGGGCCTCTTCCGCTTCCGCGTGGAACTGCTGGACGATTCCCCCGCCAAAACACGCCGCCTCGTCTCCCGCTACCGCGGCCTGCTGGACGGGTCCTGTTCCGCCGCCCGGCTCGTCAGGGAACTGGATGTCGCGGAACAGCTCGGCACGACGGAAGGAACGCTTCGCCCGAAATAG
- a CDS encoding bifunctional folylpolyglutamate synthase/dihydrofolate synthase: MNASAALDWLFSTQFFGIKLGLENTRKLLTAAGADRPDATVVHVAGTNGKGSTCAMIEALARAKGYKTGLFTSPHLVEFAERIRVNGEMIPRDTLAAEISFMKNLAEGWEQPPTFFELALAVALRHFISNGADFIILETGLGGRLDATNALRKDISVLAPIGLDHQQYLGNTLAEIAGEKAAIIAPGKPVVTAVQEPEAMAVIEWTARERLSPLTVARANSGTPRPSLPGPHQIENAALALETMKQLNALPESALIERALKSVQWPGRFERIGTPPLVLDGAHNEHAARVLTATWNEEFPGQKAALVFAAAADKQIRDMIPVFREIAGEWHLVPCSSPRIMPAEDMVALLKNLVSEPVFIHSSLSEGLRKAVESPLPALAAGSLFLLGDLKALLHRTEKRTTSQ; this comes from the coding sequence ATGAACGCGTCCGCCGCCCTTGACTGGCTGTTTTCCACCCAATTCTTCGGAATCAAGCTGGGACTTGAAAACACCCGGAAACTGCTGACGGCGGCAGGCGCAGACCGGCCGGACGCCACCGTGGTTCACGTGGCCGGCACCAACGGCAAGGGCTCCACCTGCGCCATGATTGAAGCGCTGGCGCGTGCAAAAGGCTATAAAACCGGCCTGTTCACTTCCCCCCATCTGGTGGAATTTGCCGAACGCATCCGCGTGAACGGGGAAATGATTCCCCGGGACACTCTGGCGGCAGAAATCTCCTTCATGAAAAACCTTGCGGAAGGATGGGAACAGCCCCCCACTTTCTTTGAACTGGCCCTGGCCGTCGCCCTGCGCCACTTCATCAGCAACGGGGCGGATTTCATCATTCTGGAAACGGGCCTGGGCGGCAGGCTGGACGCCACCAACGCCCTGCGCAAGGACATCTCCGTACTGGCTCCCATCGGGCTGGACCACCAGCAGTATCTGGGAAACACCCTTGCGGAAATTGCCGGAGAAAAGGCGGCGATCATCGCCCCCGGAAAACCCGTCGTTACCGCTGTTCAGGAACCGGAAGCCATGGCCGTCATCGAATGGACGGCACGGGAACGGCTCTCCCCGCTCACTGTGGCGCGGGCGAACTCCGGAACTCCCCGCCCCTCTCTTCCCGGACCGCACCAGATTGAAAACGCAGCACTTGCACTGGAAACCATGAAACAACTGAATGCCCTCCCGGAAAGCGCCCTGATAGAAAGGGCCCTGAAATCCGTGCAGTGGCCCGGCAGGTTCGAGCGCATCGGCACGCCGCCCCTGGTGCTGGACGGAGCGCACAATGAACACGCCGCACGCGTTCTGACCGCCACATGGAACGAGGAGTTTCCCGGACAAAAGGCGGCCCTGGTCTTTGCCGCGGCCGCGGACAAGCAGATTCGGGACATGATTCCCGTTTTCCGGGAAATTGCGGGAGAATGGCACCTGGTGCCCTGTTCATCCCCGCGCATCATGCCTGCGGAAGACATGGTCGCCCTGCTGAAAAACCTCGTATCCGAACCTGTTTTCATTCATTCTTCCCTCTCCGAAGGGCTCCGCAAAGCAGTGGAATCCCCGCTGCCTGCCCTGGCCGCCGGGTCTCTCTTCCTGCTCGGAGACTTGAAAGCCCTGCTCCACCGCACGGAAAAGCGCACTACCTCCCAGTAA